The following proteins are co-located in the Ailuropoda melanoleuca isolate Jingjing chromosome 13, ASM200744v2, whole genome shotgun sequence genome:
- the SPEF1 gene encoding sperm flagellar protein 1 isoform X1: MAGTVDEEALHQLYLWVDNIPLSRPKRNLSRDFSDGVLVAEVIKFYFPKMVEMHNYVPANSLQQKLSNWGHLNRKVLNKLNFSVPEDVMRKIAQCAPGVVELVLLPLRQRLEERQRLRKQRSSSLQELAPQDGTGYMDVGLSQKARGEGAPDSQGAGQLRGGRVPAPRPPGYSQAVQGDPSFVLQIAEKEQELLASQETVQVLQMKVRRLEHLLQLKNVRIEDLSRRLQQAERKQR, translated from the exons ATGGCGGGCACCGTGGATGAGGAGGCGCTGCACCAGCTGTACCTGTGGGTAGACAACATCCCTCTGTCTCGGCCCAAGCGAAATCTCTCCAGGGACTTCAGTGACGGAG TCCTGGTCGCAGAAGTCATCAAGTTTTACTTCCCGAAGATGGTGGAGATGCATAATTATGTCCCTGCCAACTCTCTCCAACAGAAGCTCAGCAACTGGGGTCACCTAAACAG GAAGGTGCTGAACAAACTGAACTTCTCGGTACCCGAGGACGTGATGCGCAAGATCGCGCAGTGCGCGCCGGGCGTGGTGGAGTTGGTGCTCCTTCCGCTGAGGCAGCGCCTGGAGGAGCGGCAGAGGCTCAGGAAGCAGCGCTCGAGCTCCTTACAG GAGCTGGCTCCCCAGGATGGCACCGGCTACATGGATGTGG GTTTGTCCCAGAAGGCCCGAGGGGAAGGTGCCCCGGACTCCCAGGGAGCGGGGCAGCTCAG GGGGGGCCGGGTGCCCGCGCCCAGGCCTCCAGGATATAGCCAGGCAGTGCAGGGCGACCCAAGCTTCGTCCTCCAGATCGCAGAAAAAGAGCAGGAGCTGTTGGCCTCACAGGAGACTGTGCAG GTCCTGCAGATGAAGGTGAGGCGCTTGGAGCACTTGCTTCAGCTCAAGAATGTGCGCATCGAGGACCTCTCCCGGCGGCTCCAGCAGGCAGAGCGTAAGCAGCGGTGA
- the SPEF1 gene encoding sperm flagellar protein 1 isoform X2 codes for MAGTVDEEALHQLYLWVDNIPLSRPKRNLSRDFSDGEAQQLGSPKQVLNKLNFSVPEDVMRKIAQCAPGVVELVLLPLRQRLEERQRLRKQRSSSLQELAPQDGTGYMDVGLSQKARGEGAPDSQGAGQLRGGRVPAPRPPGYSQAVQGDPSFVLQIAEKEQELLASQETVQVLQMKVRRLEHLLQLKNVRIEDLSRRLQQAERKQR; via the exons ATGGCGGGCACCGTGGATGAGGAGGCGCTGCACCAGCTGTACCTGTGGGTAGACAACATCCCTCTGTCTCGGCCCAAGCGAAATCTCTCCAGGGACTTCAGTGACGGAG AAGCTCAGCAACTGGGGTCACCTAAACAG GTGCTGAACAAACTGAACTTCTCGGTACCCGAGGACGTGATGCGCAAGATCGCGCAGTGCGCGCCGGGCGTGGTGGAGTTGGTGCTCCTTCCGCTGAGGCAGCGCCTGGAGGAGCGGCAGAGGCTCAGGAAGCAGCGCTCGAGCTCCTTACAG GAGCTGGCTCCCCAGGATGGCACCGGCTACATGGATGTGG GTTTGTCCCAGAAGGCCCGAGGGGAAGGTGCCCCGGACTCCCAGGGAGCGGGGCAGCTCAG GGGGGGCCGGGTGCCCGCGCCCAGGCCTCCAGGATATAGCCAGGCAGTGCAGGGCGACCCAAGCTTCGTCCTCCAGATCGCAGAAAAAGAGCAGGAGCTGTTGGCCTCACAGGAGACTGTGCAG GTCCTGCAGATGAAGGTGAGGCGCTTGGAGCACTTGCTTCAGCTCAAGAATGTGCGCATCGAGGACCTCTCCCGGCGGCTCCAGCAGGCAGAGCGTAAGCAGCGGTGA
- the CENPB gene encoding major centromere autoantigen B, translating to GXIPPSTLSTILKNKRAILASERKYGVASTCRKTNKLSPYDKLEGLLIAWFQQIRAAGLPVKGIILKEKALRIAEELGMDDFTASNGWLDRFRRRHGVVSCSGVARARSRSAAPRPPAAPASPPAVPSEGSGGGSTGWHALEEQPPSVAEGYASQDVFSAIETSLWYDFLPDQAAGLCGSDARARRTTQRLSVLLCANADGSEKLPPLVAGKSAKPRAGQAGLPCDYTANSKGGVTTQVLAKYLKALDTRMAAESRRVLLLAGRLAAQSLDTSGLRHVQLAFFPPGTVQPLERGVVQQVKGHYRQAMLLKAMAALEGQDPSGLQLGLMEALHFVAAAWQAVEPSDIAACFRDAGFGGGPNATITTALKSEGEEEEEEEEEEEEEEEEEEEGEGEEEEEEGEEEEGGEGEELGEEEEVEEEGDVDDSDEEEEEEEEESSSEGLEAEDWAQGVVQAGGSFGGYGAQEEAQCPTLHFLEGEEDSDSDSEEEEDEEEDEDDEDDEDEEEDGDEVPVPSFGEAMAYFAMVKRYLTSFPIDDRVQSHILHLEHDLVHVTRKNHARQAGVRGLGHQS from the coding sequence GGGGNCATCCCTCCGTCCACGCTGAGCACCATCCTGAAGAACAAGCGCGCCATCCTGGCGTCGGAGCGCAAGTACGGTGTGGCCTCCACCTGCCGCAAGACCAACAAGCTGTCTCCATACGACAAGCTCGAGGGGCTGCTCATCGCCTGGTTCCAACAGATCCGCGCCGCTGGCCTACCCGTCAAGGGCATCATCCTCAAGGAGAAGGCGCTGCGTATAGCCGAGGAGCTGGGCATGGACGACTTCACCGCCTCCAACGGTTGGCTGGACCGCTTCCGCCGGCGCCACGGTGTGGTGTCCTGCAGCGGTGTGGCCCGCGCCCGGTCGCGCAGTGCTGCCCCCCGGCCCCCAGCGGCTCCCGCCAGCCCGCCTGCGGTGCCCTCGGAGGGCAGCGGCGGGGGTTCAACGGGCTGGCATGCCCTGGAGGAGCAGCCGCCGTCGGTGGCCGAGGGCTACGCCTCCCAGGACGTGTTCAGCGCCATTGAGACCAGTCTATGGTACGACTTCCTGCCCGACCAGGCTGCGGGGCTCTGCGGCAGCGATGCACGGGCACGCAGGACCACCCAGCGCCTGAGTGTCCTGCTGTGCGCCAACGCAGACGGCAGCGAGAAGCTGCCCCCGCTCGTGGCCGGCAAGTCGGCCAAGCCCCGTGCAGGCCAAGCCGGCCTGCCCTGCGACTACACCGCCAACTCTAAAGGTGGTGTTACCACCCAGGTCCTGGCTAAGTACCTGAAGGCCCTGGACACTCGCATGGCCGCAGAGTCTCGCCGAGTCCTGCTGCTGGCTGGCCGCCTGGCTGCCCAGTCCCTGGATACCTCGGGCCTGCGGCATGTGCAGCTGGCCTTCTTCCCGCCTGGCACCGTGCAGCCGCTGGAGCGGGGAGTGGTCCAACAGGTGAAGGGCCACTACCGCCAGGCTATGCTACTCAAGGCCATGGCCGCGCTAGAGGGCCAGGATCCCTCTGGCCTGCAGCTAGGTTTGATGGAGGCCCTGCACTTCGTGGCTGCCGCTTGGCAGGCAGTGGAGCCTTCAGACATAGCTGCCTGCTTCCGCGACGCCGGCTTCGGGGGTGGCCCAAatgccaccatcaccactgccctcaagagtgagggggaggaagaggaggaggaggaagaggaggaagaagaagaggaggaagaggaggaggagggtgaaggggaggaggaggaggaagaaggcgaggaagaggaagggggggaaggcgaggagttgggggaggaagaggaggtggaaGAGGAGGGTGATGTTGATGAcagtgatgaggaggaggaggaagaggaggaagagagctcCTCTGAGGGGTTGGAGGCTGAGGACTGGGCCCAGGGGGTAGTGCAAGCCGGTGGAAGCTTCGGGGGCTACGGTGCCCAGGAGGAGGCCCAGTGCCCTACCCTCCATTTCCTGGAGGGTGAAGAGGACTCTGATTCTGacagtgaggaagaggaggatgaggaggaggatgaagatgatgaagatgatgaagatgaggaggaggatggtGATGAGGTGCCTGTGCCCAGCTTTGGGGAGGCCATGGCTTACTTCGCTATGGTCAAGAGGTACCTGACTTCCTTCCCCATTGACGACCGAGTGCAGAGCCACATCCTTCACTTGGAACACGATCTGGTCCACGTGACCAGGAAGAACCATGCCAGGCAGGCGGGAGTTCGGGGTCTGGGACATCAAAGCTGA
- the CDC25B gene encoding LOW QUALITY PROTEIN: M-phase inducer phosphatase 2 (The sequence of the model RefSeq protein was modified relative to this genomic sequence to represent the inferred CDS: deleted 1 base in 1 codon), which translates to MELPQPEPAPGPALSPAGMRGGAERPSHLLGLQLGAHGLVGSPERAAASSPVTTLTQTMYNLAGLGSDTPKRQVGSLLTCLSLSRRRASESSLSSESSEASDAGLCMDSPSPMDPQMAEQTFEQAIQAASRVIRSEQFAIRRFQSLPVRLLGHSPVLRNITNSQAPGSWRKSEACGRAARSSGEDKENVRFQKAGGGALQGERKGVCWDGSLAFDDTHPCCPQDGFIFKMPWKPPHPSHAHALAEWAERREAFAQRPNSAPDLMCLTPERKMEVQELSPPARSRFSLTATQGASEEDDGFVDILESDLKDDNAVPPGMESLISAPLVKTSEKEEGQDLIMYSKCQRLFRSPSMPCSVIRPILKRLERPHDRDLPIQSKRRKSGTPPDEQREAEEPKARVLRSKSLCHDEIETILDSDHRELIGDYSKAFLLQTVDGKHQDLKYISPETMAALLAGKFSNIVERFVIVDCRYPYEYEGGHIKTAVNLPLERDAETFLLQSPITPCNLDKRIILIFHCEFSSERGPRMCRFIRERDRAANDYPRLYYPEMYILKGGYKEFFPQHPTFCEPQDYRPMNHEAFRDELKTFRLKTRSWAGERSRRELCSRLQDQ; encoded by the exons ATGGAGCTGCCCCAGCCGGAGCCCGCGCCGGGCCCGGCTCTCAGTCCGGCCGGCATGCGCGGTGGCGCCGAGCGTCCCAGCcacctcctgggcctccagctgggAGCTCATGGCCTCGTGGGGTCCCCGGAGCGCGCGGCCGCTTCCTCGCCGGTCACCACCCTCACCCAGACCATGTACAACCTCGCCGGGCTTGGCAG CGACACTCCCAAGCGTCAGGTGGGCAGCCTGCTCACATGTCTATCCCTGTCCCGGCGGCGGGCATCTGAATCCTCCCTGTCCTCTGAGTCCTCTGAAGCTTCTGATGCAG GTCTGTGTATGGATTCTCCCAGCCCTATGGACCCCCAGATGGCAGAGCAGAC GTTTGAGCAGGCCATCCAGGCAGCCAGCCGGGTCATCCGAAG CGAGCAGTTTGCCATTCGACGTTTCCAGTCTTTGCCA GTGAGGCTTCTGGGCCACAGCCCTGTGCTACGGAACATCACCAACTCCCAAGCGCCTGGCAGCTGGAGGAAGAGTGAGGCGTGTGGCCGAGCTGCCCGCAGCTCTGGGGAGGACAAAGAGAATGTGCGCTTCCAGAAGGCTGGAGGGGGAGCActtcagggagag aggaagggggtgtgCTGGGATGGTTCTCTGGCATTTGATGACACCCACCCATGTTGCCCACAGGATGGATTCATCTTCAAGATGCCATGGAAACCCCCGCATCCCAGCCATGCCCATGCTTTGGCGGAGTGGGCCGAACGCAGAGAAGCCTTTGCCCAGAGACCAAACTCAGCCCCCGACCTGATG TGTCTCACCCCGGAGCGGAAGATGGAAGTACAGGAGCTGAGTCCCCCGGCCCGAAGCCGCTTCTCCCTGACTGCCACCCAGGGGGCCTCTGAAGAAGATGATGGCTTTGTGGACATCCTGGAGAGTGACTTAAAG GACGACAATGCAGTACCCCCAGGCATGGAGAGCCTCATTAGCGCCCCACTGGTCAAGAcctcagaaaaggaagaagggcag gaCCTCATCATGTACAGCAAGTGCCAGCGGCTCTTCCGCTCTCCGTCCATGCCCTGCAGCGTGATCCGACCCATCCTCAAAAGGCTGGAGCGGCCCCACGACAGGGACCTGCCCATACAGAGCAAGCGGAGGAAGAGTGGAACCCCTCCAGATGAGCAGCGGGAGGCTGAAGAACCT AAAGCCCGTGTCCTCCGCTCCAAGTCCTTGTGTCATGATGAGATTGAGACGATCCTGGACAGTGACCACCGAGAACTGATCGGGGATTACTCCAAG GCCTTCCTTCTGCAGACTGTGGATGGAAAGCACCAAGATCTCAAGTACATCTCACCAGAAACG ATGGCAGCCTTGTTGGCAGGCAAGTTCAGCAACATCGTGGAGAGGTTTGTGATTGTGGACTGCAGGTACCCCTACGAGTACGAAGGCGGGCACATCAAG ACTGCCGTGAACCTGCCCCTGGAACGGGATGCTGAGACCTTCCTGCTACAGAGCCCCATCACCCCCTGTAATCTGGACAAGAGAATCATCCTCATTTTCCACTGTGAATTCTCATCCGAGCGCGGTCCCCGCAT GTGCCGTTTCATCAGGGAACGCGACAGAGCTGCCAACGACTACCCCCGCCTCTACTACCCTGAGATGTATATCCTCAAGGGCGGCTATAAGGAGTTCTTCCCACAGCACCCG ACTTTCTGTGAGCCCCAGGACTACCGGCCCATGAACCATGAAGCCTTCAGGGACGAGCTGAAGACCTTCCGCCTCAAGACCCGCAGCTGGGCTGGGGAGCGGAGCCGGCGGGAGCTCTGCAGCCGCTTGCAGGACCAGTGA
- the AP5S1 gene encoding AP-5 complex subunit sigma-1: MVHAFLIHTLRAPQAQDTGLCRVLYSCVFGAENSPDDPRPHGAERDRLLRKEQILAVARQVESMCWLQQQASGRTPLDLQPQSSDEPVPLHEAPLGAFRLAAGDPFQEPRTVVWLGVLSLGFALVLDAHENLLLAESTLRLLARLLLDHLRLLTPSTNLLLRADRIEGILTRFLPHGQLLFLNDQFVQGLEKEFSAAWPR, encoded by the exons ATGGTCCACGCTTTCCTCATCCACACCTTGCGGGCTCCCCAGGCCCAGGACACGGGCCTTTGTCGAGTGCTCTACTCCTGCGTCTTTGGTGCCGAGAATTCACCCGATGACCCACGACCACATGGTGCTGAGAGGGACAGGCTCCTCCGAAAGGAGCAGATTTTGGCTGTGGCCAG GCAGGTGGAATCCATGTGTTGGCTGCAGCAGCAGGCATCTGGCCGGACCCCCCTGGACCTGCAGCCTCAGTCCTCAGATGAGCCAGTGCCCCTGCATGAGGCCCCCCTTGGGGCCTTCCGCCTGGCAGCAGGGGACCCTTTCCAGGAGCCTCGGACAGTGGTATGGCTGGGTGTGCTCTCATTAGGGTTTGCCCTGGTGCTGGATGCCCATGAGAACCTGCTGCTGGCTGAGAGCACACTCCGGTTGCTGGCACGCCTCCTTCTCGACCACCTCCGGTTGCTGACCCCCAGCACGAACCTTCTGCTTCGGGCTGATCGCATCGAGGGCATCCTCACCCGCTTCCTGCCCCATGGTCAACTGCTCTTCCTCAATGACCAGTTTGTCCAGGGTCTGGAGAAGGAATTCAGTGCTGCGTGGCCCCGCTGA